One genomic segment of Streptomyces liangshanensis includes these proteins:
- a CDS encoding AMP-binding protein, whose protein sequence is MLDARAAEHPDRLALQVVGGGSVSYGLWRDRALRAAVGLAEAGVRPGARVALRFRNDAWDRFAVAFLAVQYAGGVPVPVREDLAEPEAARLVALAEAGTVLRDAAGEGAAGGANVGRAAAGDTGALPGTVDLLLADLLTKHQDVPAEPPYRVGPLDEAQVIGTSGTTGAPKGVLAAHGNLTAGLTLNPRPRPYAHSRHALHAFPLGTNAGQVMLLNALTGAPATLVLPRFDAERFGRTVQEFKVGTVFLVPSMAVELLNAGTAGAYDLSSVLLVSSSAAALPGPVATALAAALPGATLVNTYTSAESAPAQISAIVDTRHPGSVGRPADPADLRILDAEGRELAAGEVGEVWLRQPGPPRGYLGAGAGAADGARVFRDGWVRMGDLGRVDDGGRLYLVDRESDVIKSGALKVSTLRIEEVLHEHPRVADAAALGLPHPVMGAVPVAVVVPGPDGLDLDALRLFLSARLSRPELPLRIVLADRLPKNPTGKVVKHLLRPLFDAPPEGASGVGSSGAGAPGAAAVAPASPTETRLAAIWRGLLGRTVTDVAAEFFALGGDSFRAVQLAAALEAEFGVRAGTALIFERPSLRAQAAWLDAGAAATRGNGDPAAVTAPATVTPYLTRLRAQPHAVPLSSQQENFFRWMAEAPGRDAGAVTALFRVTDRLEPGTLGRALTEAVRRHPALRTRFEPVAGEPGVVRVVLDEEPNVRVTLREAPGASDAEVDALLLAERDRLTDLARDPMARLLVVTRGPEDHVVLLAVHHMVADGWSVGVLLSDLGVLYSALRRGRTAPPVRPGPGYRELVEWSNAHWPASRRHFAGALAGAPAAVEVFPGRGEVAEVLTQAHRFDVPAGLAEALRARAGELGATPFLAVTAAWAGLLAARSGQSELVLMSPVPGRPRPDAEHAVGCFVQSLLLRVDASGSPGFAELLDRLRVTATEALDHQLYPFAEFSPAAPFAAWLRYEAWTAPPQLPGVRCAPWELPRGTTVPWPLPGGDRGVPELTVVEQPGGRLRCWLQYNGLAFDASVIAALAEEFVDALRAATATA, encoded by the coding sequence CTGCTCGACGCGCGGGCCGCCGAACACCCCGACCGGCTCGCCCTCCAGGTCGTCGGCGGCGGCTCGGTGTCGTACGGCCTGTGGCGGGACCGGGCGCTCCGGGCGGCCGTCGGCCTGGCGGAGGCGGGGGTACGGCCGGGGGCGCGGGTCGCCCTGCGCTTCCGGAACGACGCGTGGGACCGGTTCGCCGTCGCGTTCCTGGCCGTGCAGTACGCGGGCGGGGTGCCCGTGCCCGTACGGGAGGACCTCGCCGAACCCGAGGCCGCGAGGCTGGTGGCGCTGGCCGAGGCGGGGACCGTGCTGCGGGACGCGGCCGGGGAGGGAGCGGCCGGCGGGGCGAACGTGGGCAGGGCGGCCGCCGGCGATACCGGTGCCCTGCCCGGGACCGTGGACCTGCTCCTGGCCGACCTGCTGACGAAGCATCAGGACGTACCCGCCGAACCGCCTTACCGCGTAGGCCCGTTGGACGAGGCCCAGGTGATCGGCACGTCCGGCACCACCGGGGCGCCCAAGGGCGTGCTCGCCGCGCACGGCAACCTGACGGCGGGGCTGACCCTCAACCCCCGCCCCCGGCCGTACGCGCACTCCCGGCACGCGCTGCACGCCTTCCCGCTCGGCACGAACGCCGGGCAGGTGATGCTGCTGAACGCCCTCACCGGCGCCCCGGCCACCTTGGTCCTCCCTCGCTTCGACGCCGAACGATTCGGCCGTACGGTCCAGGAGTTCAAGGTCGGGACGGTGTTCCTCGTCCCGTCGATGGCCGTCGAGCTGCTGAACGCGGGGACGGCGGGCGCGTACGACCTGTCGAGTGTGCTGCTGGTCAGCTCCTCGGCCGCCGCGCTGCCCGGTCCCGTCGCGACCGCCCTGGCCGCCGCGCTGCCCGGGGCCACCCTCGTCAACACGTACACCTCCGCCGAGTCCGCCCCCGCGCAGATCTCCGCGATCGTCGACACCCGGCACCCCGGGTCGGTCGGGCGCCCGGCCGACCCCGCCGACCTGCGGATCCTCGACGCGGAGGGGCGCGAGCTGGCGGCGGGCGAGGTGGGCGAGGTGTGGCTGCGCCAGCCGGGACCGCCGCGCGGTTACCTCGGCGCGGGCGCCGGGGCGGCGGACGGCGCGCGGGTGTTCCGTGACGGGTGGGTGCGGATGGGGGACCTGGGGCGGGTGGACGACGGGGGCCGGCTGTACCTGGTCGACCGGGAGAGCGACGTCATCAAGTCCGGTGCGCTGAAGGTCTCGACGCTGCGGATCGAGGAGGTCCTGCACGAACACCCCCGGGTCGCGGACGCGGCGGCGCTCGGGCTGCCACACCCGGTGATGGGCGCGGTGCCGGTGGCCGTGGTGGTGCCGGGCCCGGACGGTCTGGACCTCGACGCGCTGCGGCTCTTCCTGAGCGCCCGGCTGAGCCGGCCCGAGCTGCCGCTGCGGATCGTGCTCGCGGACCGGCTGCCGAAGAACCCGACCGGGAAGGTGGTCAAGCACCTCCTGCGCCCGCTCTTCGACGCCCCGCCGGAGGGGGCTTCGGGGGTCGGGTCTTCCGGGGCCGGGGCTCCCGGGGCGGCGGCCGTCGCGCCCGCCTCCCCGACCGAGACGCGGCTGGCGGCGATCTGGCGCGGGCTGCTGGGGCGGACGGTGACGGACGTGGCCGCGGAGTTCTTCGCGCTCGGCGGGGACTCGTTCCGGGCGGTGCAGCTGGCGGCGGCGCTGGAGGCGGAGTTCGGGGTACGGGCGGGGACCGCGCTGATCTTCGAGCGCCCCTCGCTGCGGGCGCAGGCGGCATGGCTGGACGCGGGGGCGGCCGCCACCCGGGGTAACGGCGACCCGGCCGCCGTCACCGCGCCCGCCACGGTGACGCCGTACCTGACCCGGCTGCGGGCCCAGCCGCACGCCGTACCGCTCAGCTCGCAGCAGGAGAACTTCTTCCGCTGGATGGCGGAGGCGCCGGGCCGGGACGCGGGCGCGGTCACCGCGCTGTTCCGGGTCACGGACCGGCTGGAGCCCGGGACGCTGGGGCGCGCGCTGACCGAGGCCGTACGCAGGCATCCGGCGCTGAGGACGCGTTTCGAGCCGGTGGCGGGAGAGCCCGGGGTGGTCCGGGTGGTGCTGGACGAGGAGCCGAACGTACGGGTCACCCTGCGCGAGGCGCCCGGCGCGAGTGACGCCGAGGTGGACGCGCTGCTGCTGGCCGAGCGCGACCGGCTGACCGATCTGGCGCGCGACCCGATGGCGCGGCTGCTGGTGGTGACGCGGGGGCCCGAGGACCATGTGGTGCTGCTGGCGGTCCATCACATGGTGGCCGACGGCTGGTCGGTGGGTGTGCTGTTGTCGGACCTGGGCGTGCTGTACTCGGCGCTGCGGCGGGGGCGGACGGCGCCGCCGGTCCGGCCGGGGCCCGGCTACCGGGAGTTGGTGGAGTGGTCGAACGCGCACTGGCCCGCGTCGCGGCGGCACTTCGCGGGGGCGCTGGCGGGGGCGCCGGCGGCGGTGGAGGTGTTCCCCGGGCGCGGGGAGGTGGCCGAGGTCCTCACCCAGGCGCACCGGTTCGACGTGCCGGCCGGTCTGGCGGAGGCCCTGCGGGCGCGGGCGGGTGAGCTGGGGGCGACGCCGTTCCTGGCGGTGACGGCGGCGTGGGCCGGGTTGCTGGCGGCGCGGAGCGGGCAGAGCGAGCTGGTGCTGATGTCGCCGGTCCCCGGGCGGCCGCGGCCGGACGCGGAGCACGCGGTGGGGTGCTTCGTGCAGTCGTTGCTGCTGCGGGTGGACGCGTCGGGGAGCCCTGGGTTCGCCGAGCTGCTGGACCGGTTGCGGGTGACGGCGACGGAGGCGCTGGACCACCAGCTTTACCCGTTCGCGGAGTTCAGCCCCGCGGCGCCGTTCGCGGCGTGGCTCCGGTACGAGGCGTGGACCGCGCCTCCGCAGCTCCCGGGGGTGCGGTGCGCGCCGTGGGAGCTGCCGCGGGGCACGACGGTGCCGTGGCCCTTGCCGGGCGGGGATCGGGGGGTGCCGGAGTTGACTGTTGTCGAGCAGCCCGGGGGTAGGTTGCGCTGTTGGTTGCAGTACAACGGGTTGGCGTTCGACGCGAGCGTGATCGCGGCGCTGGCGGAGGAGTTCGTGGACGCGCTCAGGGCGGCAACCGCCACGGCGTGA
- a CDS encoding MbtH family protein — protein sequence MFAVVVNHEEQYSVWPTDQEIPAGWRAEGTRGTRDECLARIGEVWTDLRPLSARP from the coding sequence ATGTTTGCGGTGGTCGTCAATCACGAGGAGCAGTACTCGGTCTGGCCGACGGACCAGGAGATCCCGGCGGGGTGGCGCGCCGAGGGGACGCGCGGGACGCGGGACGAGTGCCTGGCGAGGATCGGCGAGGTCTGGACAGACCTCCGCCCCTTGAGCGCCCGCCCCTGA
- a CDS encoding non-ribosomal peptide synthetase produces the protein MTAAVDPTPTPSQAPAPTPPGRHTTDHPLTVDQRRLWFLQQLDPTDTGYHLYLVRRWRGPLDVPALRGALDALTARHEILRTRFVVVGDGPRQVVDPPTAVPLVRHDVSPAGEDDVDRLLTEAVAPHVNTPFDLAAGPPLRAVLVRAGEDEHALCLVLHHIAGDGWSSGVLWHELLTLYGAALTGSVPQLPALALQYGDHARAEEARLGPDEQERAYAHWRDRLAGAEPLRLPRDRPRPAEPLRPAGFADLALGPELTAAVDQLARQERCTPFMVLLTAYQAVLGRWCGQDDFTVGTPLAGRPDVAHEALIGYFTRTAVIRADLRGDAGRGPDFRTVLRRVRSATMGALAHQDVPLERLAADLGEAPGGLPFRTLFVLQSQHETGGGAAEPELPAGVTLLSLDSGFARAKADLLLDTWRTEAGLTCSFSYDEELFDRSTVETLARRYRTLLTRATADPLLPVHGDWLLDAEERAAVLARGTGPGVDPGRRTVLARFAEQVALRPDAPALALGEGTLSYAELDRRSSLLAARIGPVDGGVAAVRIPPSYALVTALLAVWKAGGGYLPLDEAYPLERLRQLVADGGARLLITAGEGPDLGIPSLAVPTEWPDGATVPSGASQAGPESGPAYVLFTSGSTGRPKGVVVEQGALADRVAWMTGTAATGTAGAQGYGLRPGDRIVQFASLGFDTHAEEIWPALASGACCVLLPGGSRTLPDVLRSGGGAGVTVLDLPTAYWHELVLMEDEFTWPADLRLVVLGGSAVDGTVLARWHARHGGRIRLVNTYGPTEATVIATSADLTLPSAPPGAVVARPPIGRPLAGVRCYVLDERLGLVPDGTEGELFLGGRGLARGYAGRAGLTAERFLPDPFAADGTRMYRTGDRVRRLPDGELEFLGRTDGQVKLRGYRIEPGEVEHALTAHPAVAHALVAVREGRLLGYVVPAPGATPVVPELLAHLEGLLPAFMVPSGLAVLDRLPLTVNGKPDVSALPLPGPAVAAPAFVPPRTDAEALVAELWEEVLGVERVGARDDFFSLGGDSLRVTRVAARIRSVAGLEISIRDVFDHRVLADLAARVEELLIAEIDALSEGEAAERLSP, from the coding sequence ATGACAGCGGCCGTTGACCCGACGCCGACGCCGTCCCAGGCGCCGGCCCCGACGCCCCCCGGGCGTCACACCACCGACCACCCGCTCACCGTGGACCAGCGCCGGCTGTGGTTCCTGCAACAACTCGACCCCACCGACACCGGCTACCACCTCTATCTCGTACGGCGCTGGCGCGGCCCGCTCGACGTCCCCGCCCTGCGCGGGGCCCTGGACGCCCTCACGGCCCGGCACGAGATCCTCCGTACCCGCTTCGTGGTGGTCGGCGACGGGCCCCGGCAGGTCGTCGACCCGCCCACCGCCGTCCCGCTCGTCCGGCACGACGTGTCCCCGGCCGGTGAGGACGACGTCGACCGGCTGCTGACCGAGGCGGTCGCCCCGCACGTCAACACGCCCTTCGACCTCGCCGCCGGACCCCCGCTGCGGGCCGTGCTGGTCCGCGCGGGCGAGGACGAGCACGCCCTGTGCCTGGTGCTGCACCACATCGCGGGCGACGGCTGGTCGTCCGGGGTGCTCTGGCACGAACTGCTCACGCTGTACGGGGCCGCGCTGACCGGCTCCGTACCCCAACTGCCCGCCCTGGCACTCCAGTACGGGGACCACGCCCGCGCGGAGGAGGCCAGGCTCGGCCCCGACGAGCAGGAGCGGGCGTACGCCCACTGGCGGGACCGGCTGGCGGGCGCGGAGCCCCTGCGGCTGCCGCGGGACCGCCCCCGGCCGGCCGAACCGCTGCGGCCCGCCGGATTCGCGGACCTCGCACTCGGCCCCGAACTGACCGCGGCCGTCGACCAGTTGGCCCGGCAGGAGCGCTGCACCCCCTTCATGGTGCTCCTCACCGCCTACCAGGCCGTGCTGGGCCGCTGGTGCGGCCAGGACGACTTCACCGTCGGTACGCCGCTCGCGGGCCGCCCCGACGTGGCGCACGAGGCGCTCATCGGCTACTTCACCCGGACCGCCGTGATCCGGGCGGACCTGCGCGGCGACGCGGGCCGCGGGCCCGACTTCCGTACCGTGCTGCGCCGGGTGCGGTCCGCGACCATGGGCGCGCTCGCCCACCAGGACGTACCGCTGGAGCGGCTGGCGGCCGACCTCGGCGAGGCGCCCGGCGGGCTGCCCTTCCGGACGCTCTTCGTGCTCCAGAGCCAGCACGAGACGGGCGGCGGCGCCGCCGAACCGGAACTCCCCGCCGGGGTCACCCTGTTGTCGCTGGACTCGGGCTTCGCCCGGGCCAAGGCCGACCTGCTGCTGGACACCTGGCGGACGGAGGCCGGGCTGACGTGCTCCTTCTCGTACGACGAGGAGCTGTTCGACCGGTCGACGGTCGAGACCCTGGCCCGGCGCTACCGCACCCTCCTGACCCGGGCCACCGCCGATCCGCTCCTCCCCGTGCACGGCGACTGGCTGCTCGACGCGGAGGAGCGGGCCGCCGTGCTCGCGCGCGGCACCGGACCGGGGGTGGACCCCGGCCGCCGTACGGTCCTCGCGCGCTTCGCCGAACAGGTCGCGCTGCGCCCCGACGCGCCCGCGCTGGCGCTCGGCGAGGGCACCCTCTCGTACGCCGAACTGGACCGCCGCTCCTCGCTGTTGGCCGCACGGATCGGTCCGGTGGACGGCGGGGTGGCGGCGGTACGGATCCCTCCGTCCTACGCGCTGGTGACCGCGCTCCTCGCGGTGTGGAAGGCGGGCGGCGGCTACCTGCCGCTGGACGAGGCGTATCCCCTGGAACGGCTGCGGCAGTTGGTCGCGGACGGGGGAGCGCGGCTGCTGATCACCGCGGGGGAGGGGCCTGACCTGGGGATCCCGTCTCTCGCCGTCCCCACGGAGTGGCCCGACGGGGCGACGGTCCCGTCCGGTGCTTCGCAGGCAGGACCGGAGAGCGGCCCGGCGTACGTGCTCTTCACCTCCGGGTCCACCGGACGCCCCAAGGGAGTGGTGGTCGAACAGGGCGCGCTGGCCGACCGGGTGGCGTGGATGACCGGGACGGCGGCGACCGGAACGGCCGGGGCGCAGGGGTACGGCCTTCGGCCCGGCGACCGGATCGTCCAGTTCGCCTCCCTCGGGTTCGACACCCACGCGGAGGAGATCTGGCCCGCCCTGGCGTCCGGCGCGTGCTGCGTGCTGCTGCCCGGCGGGTCCCGTACGCTCCCCGACGTCCTGCGTTCCGGGGGAGGCGCGGGGGTCACGGTCCTCGATCTGCCGACCGCGTACTGGCACGAACTGGTCCTGATGGAGGACGAGTTCACCTGGCCGGCCGACCTGCGCCTGGTCGTGCTGGGCGGCTCGGCGGTCGACGGCACCGTACTGGCCCGCTGGCACGCGCGGCACGGCGGGCGGATCCGGCTCGTCAACACGTACGGTCCGACGGAGGCGACGGTCATCGCCACGAGCGCGGACCTGACGCTTCCGTCCGCGCCGCCGGGGGCCGTGGTCGCCCGGCCGCCGATCGGGCGGCCGCTGGCCGGGGTGCGCTGCTACGTGCTGGACGAACGGCTCGGGCTGGTGCCCGACGGGACCGAGGGCGAACTCTTCCTCGGCGGACGCGGATTGGCCCGGGGATACGCGGGCCGGGCCGGGCTGACGGCCGAGCGCTTCCTGCCGGATCCGTTCGCGGCGGACGGCACCCGGATGTACCGCACGGGCGACCGGGTGCGCCGACTGCCGGACGGGGAGCTGGAGTTCCTCGGCCGGACGGACGGGCAGGTGAAGCTCCGCGGCTACCGGATCGAGCCCGGCGAGGTGGAACACGCGCTGACCGCGCACCCGGCCGTGGCCCACGCGCTGGTGGCCGTACGGGAAGGGCGGCTGCTGGGCTACGTGGTCCCGGCGCCGGGCGCCACCCCCGTCGTCCCCGAACTCCTCGCCCACCTGGAGGGGTTGCTCCCGGCCTTCATGGTGCCGAGCGGGCTGGCGGTCCTCGACCGGCTGCCGCTGACGGTCAACGGCAAACCGGACGTCTCGGCGCTGCCCCTGCCGGGCCCGGCGGTCGCCGCGCCCGCGTTCGTCCCGCCCCGCACGGACGCGGAGGCGCTGGTCGCGGAGTTGTGGGAAGAGGTGCTGGGCGTCGAGCGGGTGGGCGCGCGGGACGACTTCTTCTCGCTCGGCGGCGACTCGCTGCGGGTCACGCGGGTGGCCGCGAGGATCCGCTCGGTGGCGGGCCTGGAGATCAGCATCCGGGACGTCTTCGACCACCGGGTGCTGGCGGACCTGGCGGCGCGCGTGGAGGAGCTGCTGATCGCGGAGATCGACGCGCTGTCGGAGGGGGAGGCGGCGGAGCGGCTGTCGCCGTGA